In a single window of the Oculatellaceae cyanobacterium genome:
- a CDS encoding DUF2834 domain-containing protein, which yields MLRKIALSLIWIVFVSYTVWLDPLSKPDTLPLVKKLLTFQWEEVNAILVAIFLLMGVWPMIFSCLMFADGTRQKIPAWPYFLASNFTGVLCLLPYLILRHPNQDFIDQKNDVIKILDSRSTGIALLLSTIALVVYAIIFGDWQDYSQEFQNIHFVHLISLDFCLMCVIFPLTSLFDDDMARRGINDSRIFWATALIPLFGPLVYLCLRPALMERTEREIIHLADTFSH from the coding sequence ATGTTAAGAAAAATTGCTTTATCCTTAATTTGGATAGTATTTGTTAGCTATACAGTATGGCTAGATCCTCTTAGTAAACCTGATACATTACCCTTAGTTAAAAAGTTGTTGACATTTCAGTGGGAAGAAGTTAATGCCATTCTAGTTGCCATTTTTCTGCTGATGGGTGTTTGGCCGATGATTTTTTCTTGCTTGATGTTTGCTGATGGGACTAGGCAAAAAATCCCTGCCTGGCCTTATTTTCTTGCTTCAAATTTTACAGGGGTACTTTGCCTTTTACCTTACTTAATTTTGCGTCACCCAAACCAAGACTTTATCGATCAAAAAAATGATGTGATTAAAATTTTAGATTCTCGCTCGACAGGGATTGCTTTACTTTTAAGTACAATAGCATTAGTTGTATATGCTATTATTTTTGGAGATTGGCAAGATTATAGTCAAGAGTTCCAAAATATACATTTTGTTCACTTGATTAGCTTAGATTTTTGCTTGATGTGTGTAATATTTCCATTAACATCATTATTTGATGATGATATGGCACGTCGGGGTATTAATGATTCCCGAATCTTTTGGGCAACAGCGTTAATACCTTTATTTGGCCCACTGGTATATTTATGTTTGCGTCCTGCTTTAATGGAGAGAACAGAAAGAGAAATTATACATTTAGCTGATACTTTCAGCCATTAG
- a CDS encoding after-VIT domain-containing protein, producing MNMITPVQQNHPAGGLYFRIGTQILIFPLKYTEVKAKIAGNVSRVQVAQTFENPFNKTLDAVYIFPLPEEAETDAIEIKIGDRTIKYNLKIDQESESTSELTSNQQQTVSLLKQYWQNIFTQHLADIKPGDLIVITICYTDCLKFVGEDCNEVSNGDYEFVLPMSVASSYFSPSQLNGNRNLNQLTKAIVINPTATPPPMRRKNEINLTVEINSSIGITNLHSTSHAIKIAQAGQIVRIQLTEVDTIPNQDLRLRYQIGGKEKPSKRSPILPNLATEILPQEKPTNSQNSSQSQATYSSKTVPTQPNSNADFTEPVAQEQESFTLNLTDGNFSNQEVEEDLNNIIAALQPQLQIVSITGLDEAVAAGMMQHLMIVNLPSGLSGELVFNFIVDISGRVQQIIWEQETSTFKQAAVIELIKQWLSTWRAPSGINSSVRLTLRIE from the coding sequence ATGAATATGATTACACCAGTTCAACAAAACCACCCAGCAGGGGGATTATATTTTCGGATTGGTACACAAATACTGATCTTTCCCCTAAAGTATACAGAAGTCAAAGCTAAAATTGCTGGCAATGTGTCACGAGTGCAGGTGGCGCAAACTTTTGAGAACCCTTTTAATAAAACTTTAGATGCTGTCTATATTTTTCCACTACCTGAAGAAGCAGAAACGGATGCCATAGAGATTAAAATTGGCGATCGCACTATCAAATATAACCTTAAAATAGATCAAGAATCTGAATCTACCTCTGAACTAACCAGTAACCAACAACAGACAGTTAGTTTATTAAAACAATATTGGCAAAATATTTTTACACAGCACCTGGCAGACATCAAGCCTGGTGACTTAATTGTTATTACAATTTGTTACACCGATTGTCTTAAGTTTGTGGGTGAAGATTGTAATGAAGTCAGCAATGGTGATTATGAGTTTGTCTTACCAATGAGCGTAGCATCAAGCTACTTTTCTCCAAGTCAACTTAATGGAAATAGGAATCTTAATCAGCTTACTAAAGCTATAGTAATTAATCCTACAGCCACGCCACCACCTATGCGCCGTAAAAATGAAATTAATCTCACAGTCGAGATTAATTCTAGTATAGGGATTACGAATTTACACTCTACATCTCACGCCATTAAAATTGCACAAGCAGGTCAAATTGTACGAATACAGCTAACAGAAGTTGACACCATTCCTAATCAAGACCTGAGATTACGATATCAGATTGGAGGTAAAGAAAAGCCTAGTAAGCGATCGCCAATATTACCTAACTTAGCAACAGAGATATTACCCCAAGAAAAACCTACTAATTCTCAAAATTCTAGCCAATCCCAAGCTACTTATTCATCCAAAACAGTACCTACTCAACCCAACTCTAACGCAGATTTTACTGAACCTGTTGCTCAGGAGCAAGAGAGTTTTACTCTCAATTTGACCGATGGCAATTTTAGCAATCAGGAAGTTGAAGAAGATCTAAACAACATCATAGCAGCACTGCAACCTCAGCTACAAATTGTTAGCATCACAGGCTTAGATGAAGCCGTTGCTGCTGGGATGATGCAGCATTTAATGATCGTAAATTTACCTAGTGGTTTGAGCGGTGAATTGGTGTTTAACTTTATAGTAGATATTAGCGGACGGGTACAACAAATTATCTGGGAACAAGAAACTTCAACTTTCAAACAAGCAGCCGTAATTGAATTAATTAAACAATGGCTTTCTACCTGGAGAGCGCCTAGCGGTATTAACAGTTCTGTCCGTCTAACATTACGAATTGAGTGA